Sequence from the [Clostridium] scindens genome:
GGCAACTCCAACCCGGAAGACAAGGATACGATGATCTTCCAGCAGACATTTACGTTTAAAAAAGGAGTGGTTCAAAAGAACGATGACATCCAGATGATTCCCTGCTCCTTGTCCTCTGCCACTGGATATAATGACTATTGCCCGACTCCGCTGGAAGGCGACTCTAAACAGAGAGTCCTTGATAAGATTGAAGAATACAGCAAAGACTTATAGATGGTGGTATAAAAACTCATAAAGCATAATCATCAGAGGCATGGTTGCAATACAGAAGATTACGGACATGACATTGATCACGCTGGCATAGCGGGCATCCTTGTCATAGATCTGCGCCATCTGCGTAATCATAGTGGCTACCGGCGCCGATGTACACAGCAGGACCACCATCAATATGTATTCGGCATCTTTATGAAGCCATATGCGGCCTATGAGCACGAAGGCAATAGTCGCCAGCGCCGGAATCGCGATCAAGCGGATAAAGCTGATAAGATAAGGCCGTTTCTGCCTGAATACCCAGCAAAGATCCACGTTGCCGATGACCATGCCGATAACCAGCATGCTGGCCGGGCTGATCATATTGCCGAAACTGCTGACGCAGCTGCCAATTACCACCGGGAATTTTATCTGCGTCGCAAACAGGAATCCTCCTATCAGCATTGCGATTATATTCGGATTCAGTATGATCTTCTTATAATCTCTCTGTGCCTCCTGGCTTACCAGTCCCCGGCCATGGGTCCACAAAAGGACGGTCTGCACCACAATGAACGCCGTGGTGTAGAACACCCACTCCTGTCCCAGGACGGATGCTACCAGGGGGATCACCAGAAATCCCGAATTGGAATAGATGATTGAGGCCTTTTCAATGCTGTTGAAGTGCAGCGGCCTCTCCAGGACTTTCGTTAAAATAATCATGGCGGCATGAACACCAGCCGCCACAACGATCGCTATCAACAGTCCCTCTACCTTATCCTTGGTCAATTCGATCTGAAATGAATTTACAATAATACAAGGCGAGCAGATATAGACGACCATATTGGACAGAACCTTGCTGTCTTCCGTCCGAAACAGGCCGATCTTGACGACGGCGTAACCTACCGCCATCGTCAGGAACATCGCCATAATCTGTTCTGCTAATAACATACTTATTTCCATTACTCTTTTTCTTCCTTGTCTACTATACCGTCAAATTCCAGAGACATAACAAGGTTTGCCTTCTTATCCTCTTTGTACTCTATCGTTACTTCCTGCCCTGGCTCGCATCTTACCACATCAATAAAATCTACTACGGATGCATCGAAAATATCCTCCGAATTCTCCAGCATGAGGTAATAATGAGAAGTTCCCTCTATGACTCCCTGGGCGATCTTGGTAATCTTTCCGGTAATCGTCTTGACTTCCCTGGTGTCCTTTTCCACTTCTTTTACGCCATTGCTGAACAGCAGTTCCAGATAATTTTCCTCGCATTGGCTTACGCTGTCGCCGATAGCGACAATCTGGTATTTCTGTACATTCACCATCGCGTATTTCTTTACCAGGCCTGAATCATCCTTGAGGGCGATAAAATATGTCGGCTCATCGGATATATTGAGCAGCAGCGGGAAGGTGGCCGTGTACTTCAGGTTCTGCACCTGGCCTTCTGCCGAGGACATGGCGGAAGCCTCCGTCGCCCCTTCTACTTTATAGTACTTGGTCTCCATGGTCCTTTGATTGGATAAGACGAATCCTACATTCGACTGGTCGCCATTAACGGAAGTCACGCCCGTGTACATCCATACGTCATCATCCTGAGCAAGATAGTTGTATCCGTCCGTAGTCTTAAGACAGTCCTTCTGGCTTAAGATGCTGTTGAAAAAGCCATGCTTCAAGGTTCCGTAATAATCGAACAGCTGTACCAGCAGGTCTGCGGAATAAGCCCGGTCCACCCACTGGGGAACGTCATCAATATCATAAGTCTTCGTCTCTCCGGTAATGGCATTGCAAAGCACTACTTTGCCCACCGTCTCTCCGCCGAAAAGGCCGATATTGTATTTTTTCACGGGAGCGATCCAGTATGGAATGCCCTTCTCATCAATCTCAAAGCTCAGTTCCCCATAAATATACGTAGGATGCGCAAAACGGAGATGACGATAGATATTCCGGTTCAGATGCTCGCTGGTAGTATATTTTATGCCTTCATCCAGTTTTACAAGTTCTGTAGACTGGGTGGCCATGTTAATCCTGATATAAGCGGGTATACCATTGGAACGGTTGGTAAACCATTTGATCAGGTTTGCGTACTTTAATGGAGATACCCGGACCGGATTGCCCTGATAGTTAATCTGGCTGTAGATGTCGTCCGCCTCAAACTGGGACACCATATCCACCATGCTGCCCATCTTGCGGTCACCAAGAATTTCCGCGGTATCCTTATCAAGAAGCGGAATCTTATCAAAAGAAAGTTCTTTTATATCTTCCGTAAATTCCCCTTCTTCTACTTTCATCAGCTTCTGATATTTCTTGGCATTGACGATTGGGGAAGACAATAAGGATCCCACCAGATAGATGATTCCTAATCCCAGGATCGCAAAGCCAAAAAACTTCATTGTCTTGCTTGTGCGCAGCTCGGCCTTTCCAATTTTCTTGCGGACCGCATAAATAACTGCCACCACCACCAGCAAAAATATAATAAAAAACCAGGTGTCAGAAGAGTGGATATTGAATGCGGGCAAAGCAACATAGTAGTATAGTCCTGCCGCCAATATGACCACGATCGCAATTAGTAACTTTCTTTTTCCTTTCATAATACCTCCTAAAATTTCCTGTTCCATGCGGAAGCCGTAAACAACATCAGGAACGGGAATATCTCCAGACGTCCTGCCAGCATGTCAAAGCAGGACACGATCTTAGACAGCGGTGAAAACTCTGCAAAGTTTCCTACCGGTCCAACATCCGCGATTCCAGGGCCAATATTGTTTAATGTTGCCAATACAGAACTGAACGTAGTGCCAAAGTCCAGATTGTCAATCGAGACAAGAAGCACCGATCCAACAACAATTCCAGCATACGCCATCAGATAGACATACAGGCTTCTGAGGACATCTGCTCCCACCTTCTTGTCATTTACCCTGATAATGCTGATAGACTTTGGATGCACCATCTGCTTAATCTCGCGCTTGATACATTTCAATACCATCAGGAATCTGGATACCTTGATGCCGCCTCCCGTAGAAGACGCGCAGGCGCCTATCACCATCAGCATCAGCAAGATGCACTGGGACAGCATCGGCCAGGCGTTATAGTCTGCCGTCGCATATCCCGTTGTGGTGATGATCGATGCTACCTGGAATAAGGCGTAACGGAACGCCTTCAGCGGATTTGGATACTGGCCGCTGATATTCAGGGTGATCACCGCCACCGCCGCAAGGATGATTCCTAAGTATGCCCGGAGTTCTTCATTCTTCCATACCGGCTTAAAATCCCTGATCAGCAGGAAGAAATACAGGTTAAAGTTGATTCCGAACAAAATCATAAAGATGGAGATCACGCCATCGATATAAGCGCTGTCAAAATGGCCTACGCTGGCCGCATAATTGGAAAAGCCCCCCGTTCCGGCTGTTCCAAATGCATGGATCAGGCTGTCGAACATATTCATTCCGCCAAGCAGAAGCAGAATAACTTCAATCAGCGTCAGCCCCAGGTACATGCCATATAGTATTCTGGCAGTGGACATGGTCCTTGGCACCAGCTTATCCTTTTCCGGTCCCGGAACCTCCGCCCGCATCAGATACATGGAATTCCTTTTATCCAGGGTTGTCAGCACCATGACAAACACCAGCACGCCCATACCGCCGATCCAATGGGTAAAGCTTCTCCAGAACAGCATGCCCTGCGGCAAGGCTTCTACATCCGTAAGAATGGAGGACCCTGTCGTGGTGAAGCCGGATACCGTTTCAAAGAATGCATCCAGATAACTCGGTATGCTTCCTGAAAGAGTAAATGGCAGGGCTCCAAACAATGACCATAAGATCCAGGCGCTGGCGACGATCACCATCCCCTCTTTTCCATATATGGTTCTCTTCTCAGGCTTCTTCATTCCTACCAGCAGATAGATCACTATCAGTATGCCGGAAGGTATTAGAAAGTATACCCCGCTGAATTCTCCATAAATCAAAGAAACAAGAGCAGGGAGCAGCAGCAGGATTGCCTCTACCCCCAGCATTTTGGCCAGTATGTATCGTATCATTTTCGTATTCATAATCTACATTCCGTCTCCCTATGCGAGTATATCGCTGAATTCATTGATGATATGATCTTTGGTAATCACGATTACGCTGTCTCCGACTTCCAGATGATCCTCTCCGTTTGGAATAATGACCTTCCTCTTACGTCCGATACAGGCGATCAGATAATTCGCCTTGGTAGGCAGGTCTTTAAGCGGAACATTGGTGAACTTGCATTCCTTCTTAATAATGAACTCTACTGCCTCCACCTTTCCGC
This genomic interval carries:
- a CDS encoding AEC family transporter, giving the protein MEISMLLAEQIMAMFLTMAVGYAVVKIGLFRTEDSKVLSNMVVYICSPCIIVNSFQIELTKDKVEGLLIAIVVAAGVHAAMIILTKVLERPLHFNSIEKASIIYSNSGFLVIPLVASVLGQEWVFYTTAFIVVQTVLLWTHGRGLVSQEAQRDYKKIILNPNIIAMLIGGFLFATQIKFPVVIGSCVSSFGNMISPASMLVIGMVIGNVDLCWVFRQKRPYLISFIRLIAIPALATIAFVLIGRIWLHKDAEYILMVVLLCTSAPVATMITQMAQIYDKDARYASVINVMSVIFCIATMPLMIMLYEFLYHHL
- a CDS encoding CvpA family protein; the encoded protein is MKGKRKLLIAIVVILAAGLYYYVALPAFNIHSSDTWFFIIFLLVVVAVIYAVRKKIGKAELRTSKTMKFFGFAILGLGIIYLVGSLLSSPIVNAKKYQKLMKVEEGEFTEDIKELSFDKIPLLDKDTAEILGDRKMGSMVDMVSQFEADDIYSQINYQGNPVRVSPLKYANLIKWFTNRSNGIPAYIRINMATQSTELVKLDEGIKYTTSEHLNRNIYRHLRFAHPTYIYGELSFEIDEKGIPYWIAPVKKYNIGLFGGETVGKVVLCNAITGETKTYDIDDVPQWVDRAYSADLLVQLFDYYGTLKHGFFNSILSQKDCLKTTDGYNYLAQDDDVWMYTGVTSVNGDQSNVGFVLSNQRTMETKYYKVEGATEASAMSSAEGQVQNLKYTATFPLLLNISDEPTYFIALKDDSGLVKKYAMVNVQKYQIVAIGDSVSQCEENYLELLFSNGVKEVEKDTREVKTITGKITKIAQGVIEGTSHYYLMLENSEDIFDASVVDFIDVVRCEPGQEVTIEYKEDKKANLVMSLEFDGIVDKEEKE
- a CDS encoding TrkH family potassium uptake protein, translating into MNTKMIRYILAKMLGVEAILLLLPALVSLIYGEFSGVYFLIPSGILIVIYLLVGMKKPEKRTIYGKEGMVIVASAWILWSLFGALPFTLSGSIPSYLDAFFETVSGFTTTGSSILTDVEALPQGMLFWRSFTHWIGGMGVLVFVMVLTTLDKRNSMYLMRAEVPGPEKDKLVPRTMSTARILYGMYLGLTLIEVILLLLGGMNMFDSLIHAFGTAGTGGFSNYAASVGHFDSAYIDGVISIFMILFGINFNLYFFLLIRDFKPVWKNEELRAYLGIILAAVAVITLNISGQYPNPLKAFRYALFQVASIITTTGYATADYNAWPMLSQCILLMLMVIGACASSTGGGIKVSRFLMVLKCIKREIKQMVHPKSISIIRVNDKKVGADVLRSLYVYLMAYAGIVVGSVLLVSIDNLDFGTTFSSVLATLNNIGPGIADVGPVGNFAEFSPLSKIVSCFDMLAGRLEIFPFLMLFTASAWNRKF